In a single window of the Phycisphaerae bacterium genome:
- a CDS encoding biopolymer transporter ExbD, which produces MLIRSAEANGGPALDMMPMIDMVFNLLIFFLVATTFHQVEREMQIALPIAQAGGPVSAVLRELVINVDQEGTIFVAGRRTSAEDLHTVVKDAVAANREQKVTVRGDRHAAYGRVVAVLDICKQAGIQEPYLDTVLE; this is translated from the coding sequence ATGTTGATTCGATCCGCGGAAGCGAACGGGGGGCCGGCGCTCGACATGATGCCCATGATCGACATGGTCTTCAACCTGCTCATTTTCTTCCTTGTGGCGACGACGTTTCACCAGGTCGAGCGCGAGATGCAGATCGCGCTGCCGATCGCGCAAGCCGGCGGGCCGGTCAGTGCCGTGCTGCGCGAGCTGGTGATCAACGTGGACCAGGAGGGGACGATCTTCGTGGCGGGCCGGCGGACGAGCGCGGAGGACCTGCACACGGTTGTGAAGGACGCCGTCGCGGCGAATCGCGAGCAGAAGGTCACGGTGCGTGGAGATCGGCACGCGGCGTATGGGCGCGTGGTCGCGGTGCTGGACATCTGCAAGCAGGCGGGGATTCAAGAGCCATACCTTGATACGGTTCTGGAATAG
- a CDS encoding PD40 domain-containing protein produces MGAGADGPAHVGPRGGSSAGVLIGGGVVVLIAIAAGAWWLARPTTRAFYSDGVTIRETVRGATKRDVLWQPPMKLAAVINTTAEDYEPRLSWDENTLYLVRGKPGENADIYIATRTPGGFGEPTRLDGVCSEYDDLGPEPSRDGRALYFYSNRPGGSGGYDIWVTRCVDGAWQSPTNLGPRVNSEYNDYGPALTPDGATLYFASNRPDPRDTRQPDPDAWPATVREDLYRRTYDLYSCPMTDAGPGPAMALNRLNTPFNEGAPCVAPGGDFVYFASDRPGGRGGFDLYRARLVGGVLRAPENLGPALNTAANELDPGLAALGFGLYFSSDRPPQRVEPARPNAYDLYYSASRDVFVETETTPARGIDWAALWSAIGPNLLWALLALLLLLLPLALWRDARRRRVSLLTRCLLASLAVHAGLLLALSFWQVTAAVVDVVRGRGAIRVALSPVGGDSLAEQIRGALTDLTMPQFAAAAERPAEPGIIVTPSYDPAQLDTARSAVTFMPQPNEIRDVRMASTDTVPVSVPRAAPQTPAARSLDVALPGDVSVEHAAEPAIDVRAAPVDNDQLQDGPPLAVSPVDSAVQLAVPSAHVSEQTSLPITPSSVRDTGVEVAIRPLAMPPPPPAMTALDGLRVPDIADAGTGVRIADREPQLRTPAVTAVPTASRAPPVVDLSTLVPPSVAVATTQPPRSTAQDTRLAADLSSLPAVSTTTRLITPAELPRLPAGVAAVPALRLPDEVAAPASAGESAASAIDAALTWLAAHQSPDGHWDGASFDAECGGCSGMTAHPMNVTLTGLSTLAFLGAGHTHLSDGPHRDTVQHAVAWLRAGQRPDGDLRGSETMYSHAIATMALAEALAATGDGELKDVVGRAMQVIIHTPALRTAPAASDQAAGDTAIIGWQVMALHSAQLAGLDVPPEPLALARRWLARVEDATTPGVYAFQPGYPPSPEMTAEGLFIQLALGTPRDDPRTRGALAFLRDYPPTWEPEPNAYYWHFATLALFHVQGEPWVRWHEALTAELLRHQERRGKPAGSWPPDGKQAAVGGRVYQTALCTLLLEASGTLLPMLAAGRADDSSGGLRGRVTSAATGAPLAGALVRADLADGIPVAAYTGPDGRYELFFPEMPAHFALTASHPEALPKTENVASAALRAGDMVLDFALEPRARDRIVLEPVPDVHHLGNDLFEGRINSQFQKPSEGRRFEVTFEIPGDAALRRARLTMMTRGVQCAHPIRINGTEVARLGNSPANGSFGRFAAVFDAAVLHVGVNTLELRSTTCAGDLDDFEFVNVQIQLEP; encoded by the coding sequence GTGGGAGCGGGCGCGGACGGCCCGGCGCATGTCGGGCCGCGCGGCGGGTCGTCCGCGGGGGTGCTGATCGGCGGCGGAGTCGTGGTGCTGATCGCCATCGCAGCCGGGGCGTGGTGGCTGGCGCGGCCGACGACGCGGGCCTTCTATTCCGATGGCGTTACGATTCGTGAGACGGTACGGGGTGCGACAAAGCGCGACGTGCTCTGGCAACCGCCGATGAAGCTAGCGGCGGTGATCAACACGACCGCCGAAGACTATGAGCCGCGCCTGAGCTGGGACGAGAACACGCTGTATCTCGTGCGCGGCAAGCCGGGCGAGAACGCGGACATCTACATCGCGACGCGGACGCCCGGTGGTTTCGGCGAGCCGACACGGCTGGACGGCGTCTGCAGCGAGTACGACGATCTCGGGCCGGAGCCATCGCGAGATGGGCGGGCACTGTACTTCTACAGCAATCGACCGGGCGGGAGCGGTGGATACGACATCTGGGTGACGCGGTGTGTCGATGGAGCGTGGCAGTCGCCGACGAACCTGGGTCCGCGGGTCAACAGTGAATACAACGACTATGGGCCGGCCCTGACGCCCGACGGCGCGACGTTGTACTTCGCGTCGAACCGACCCGATCCGCGCGATACGCGCCAGCCGGATCCGGATGCCTGGCCGGCGACGGTGCGCGAGGACCTGTATCGCCGGACGTACGATCTCTATAGCTGCCCGATGACGGATGCCGGGCCGGGGCCGGCGATGGCGCTCAATAGGCTGAACACGCCGTTCAACGAAGGCGCGCCGTGCGTGGCGCCGGGCGGGGATTTCGTGTATTTCGCGTCGGATCGGCCGGGTGGGCGCGGGGGGTTTGACCTGTACCGCGCGCGGCTCGTGGGTGGGGTGTTAAGGGCGCCGGAGAATCTGGGTCCGGCGCTCAACACGGCGGCGAATGAGCTTGATCCCGGGCTGGCGGCGCTGGGTTTTGGCTTGTACTTCAGTTCGGACCGACCGCCGCAGCGCGTCGAACCCGCGCGCCCTAATGCGTACGACTTGTACTATTCCGCGTCGCGCGATGTATTTGTGGAGACGGAGACGACGCCGGCACGCGGGATCGACTGGGCGGCCCTCTGGAGTGCGATCGGACCGAACCTGCTGTGGGCGCTGCTCGCCCTGCTGCTCCTGCTGTTGCCATTGGCGCTCTGGCGCGATGCGCGGCGGCGCCGGGTGAGCCTGCTCACGCGTTGCCTGTTGGCGTCGCTGGCGGTGCACGCGGGTCTGCTGCTGGCGCTGAGTTTCTGGCAGGTGACCGCGGCCGTGGTGGACGTGGTTCGTGGGCGCGGCGCGATTCGGGTGGCGTTGTCGCCGGTAGGGGGTGATTCCCTGGCGGAGCAGATTCGCGGGGCGCTTACCGATCTGACGATGCCACAGTTCGCCGCTGCGGCGGAGCGACCGGCGGAGCCCGGGATTATTGTCACGCCGTCATATGACCCGGCGCAACTGGACACGGCGCGGAGCGCGGTCACATTCATGCCGCAGCCGAATGAGATCCGGGATGTGCGCATGGCGTCCACGGACACCGTACCGGTGTCCGTGCCACGCGCTGCGCCGCAGACGCCGGCGGCCAGATCTCTGGACGTGGCGTTGCCGGGCGACGTGTCGGTCGAGCATGCCGCCGAGCCGGCGATCGACGTTCGTGCGGCACCGGTGGACAACGACCAGCTCCAGGACGGGCCGCCGCTGGCAGTTTCGCCGGTCGATTCGGCGGTGCAGCTTGCCGTGCCGAGCGCCCACGTCTCGGAGCAGACCAGTCTCCCGATTACCCCGAGCAGTGTTCGGGATACCGGTGTTGAAGTTGCGATTCGGCCACTTGCCATGCCGCCGCCGCCACCTGCAATGACGGCGCTGGACGGGCTACGTGTTCCGGACATTGCTGACGCAGGCACCGGGGTGCGCATTGCGGACCGTGAACCGCAGCTCCGCACGCCGGCAGTCACTGCGGTACCCACGGCCTCGCGTGCGCCGCCGGTCGTGGACTTGTCGACGCTCGTGCCGCCGAGCGTGGCCGTTGCCACGACGCAGCCGCCGCGAAGCACGGCGCAGGACACGCGCCTGGCTGCTGATTTGTCGAGCTTGCCGGCCGTGTCCACAACAACACGGTTGATAACCCCGGCTGAATTGCCGCGCCTGCCCGCGGGTGTTGCCGCCGTGCCTGCCTTGCGGCTGCCGGACGAGGTTGCAGCGCCGGCCAGCGCGGGTGAGTCGGCGGCGTCGGCGATCGACGCAGCGCTAACCTGGCTTGCGGCGCACCAGAGTCCCGACGGACACTGGGATGGGGCCTCGTTCGACGCGGAGTGCGGCGGCTGCAGCGGTATGACCGCGCACCCGATGAACGTCACGCTCACGGGTTTGAGCACGCTGGCGTTTCTCGGCGCGGGGCACACGCACCTCAGCGACGGTCCGCACCGGGACACTGTGCAGCATGCCGTCGCGTGGCTGCGGGCGGGGCAGCGACCCGATGGCGACCTGCGCGGTTCGGAGACCATGTACAGTCACGCCATCGCGACGATGGCGCTGGCCGAAGCCCTGGCTGCTACGGGCGACGGGGAGCTGAAGGACGTAGTCGGCCGCGCGATGCAAGTCATCATCCACACGCCCGCGCTGCGCACCGCTCCTGCCGCGTCCGACCAGGCCGCAGGTGATACCGCCATCATCGGCTGGCAGGTTATGGCCTTGCACAGCGCGCAACTCGCGGGGCTAGACGTGCCGCCGGAGCCGTTGGCGCTCGCCCGGCGTTGGCTGGCGCGCGTCGAGGATGCGACGACACCGGGCGTATATGCGTTTCAACCTGGCTATCCGCCGTCGCCGGAGATGACAGCCGAGGGGCTTTTCATTCAGCTTGCGCTGGGCACGCCGCGGGATGATCCGCGGACGCGCGGCGCGCTGGCGTTTCTGCGGGACTATCCGCCGACGTGGGAGCCGGAGCCGAACGCTTACTACTGGCATTTCGCGACGCTGGCTCTGTTTCACGTGCAGGGCGAGCCGTGGGTGCGCTGGCACGAGGCGCTGACGGCGGAGCTGCTGCGTCACCAGGAGCGCCGCGGCAAGCCGGCGGGGAGCTGGCCGCCGGACGGGAAACAGGCGGCGGTGGGAGGGCGGGTGTACCAGACGGCGTTATGCACGCTGCTGCTGGAAGCGAGCGGAACGCTCTTGCCGATGCTAGCGGCGGGGCGCGCGGACGACTCGAGCGGTGGTTTGCGCGGGCGCGTGACCAGCGCGGCGACGGGCGCGCCGCTGGCCGGGGCACTGGTGCGGGCGGACCTGGCGGACGGCATTCCGGTGGCGGCGTACACGGGCCCGGACGGCCGGTACGAGCTGTTTTTCCCGGAGATGCCGGCGCACTTCGCGCTGACGGCGTCGCATCCCGAGGCGCTGCCGAAGACGGAGAATGTGGCGTCGGCGGCGCTGCGGGCCGGCGACATGGTGCTCGATTTCGCGCTGGAGCCGCGGGCCCGCGACCGGATCGTGCTTGAGCCGGTGCCGGACGTGCATCACCTGGGAAATGACCTGTTCGAGGGGCGCATCAACAGCCAGTTCCAGAAGCCGAGCGAAGGGCGGCGCTTTGAAGTGACCTTCGAGATTCCCGGCGACGCGGCACTGCGCCGCGCCCGGCTGACGATGATGACGCGCGGCGTGCAGTGTGCGCATCCGATCCGGATCAACGGCACCGAGGTGGCGCGGCTTGGCAACTCACCGGCGAATGGCAGCTTCGGACGGTTTGCCGCGGTTTTCGACGCGGCCGTGCTCCATGTCGGCGTGAATACGTTGGAGCTGCGCAGCACAACTTGTGCCGGCGATCTCGACGACTTTGAGTTCGTGAACGTGCAGATCCAGCTTGAACCGTAG
- a CDS encoding tetratricopeptide repeat protein: protein MFPGMLRASLGLLTLLTLVPAVGRADGPGAGDASELRDYYSANGLLNRGLTELAAVEYRKFLDEHGDHAKAPVARYGLAVCLCRMEQPVAAARELVPLVALRDFEFAGEAAVLLGQCRLAGGEFDAAARVLDEMLTARPSHALAADALALLVEALYRADKFQAVEQKAAVFIERWPTHAAHERVMLFRALALMGRSEWASAAERLTELLRAAPAGPLAEQAELRLAQCHERRGADDEAGRAYQVVLQREKGQYAPDAHLALAGIALRKNSPRDAVPLLERLLKDVPESPLRCAAVILRARAALALEQPQDALAVLKDVGARCAESADQVAYWLAKAELRSGAAAAAAQRLAEALEKHPQSPLVAEMRYDRAAALAQLGDDAAAARAIEEFLAQHAQHGLTPEALYLLATLECRQERYAPSAALARSLLERFPKHPRTAAAEFLVAESLLLGKHDAEAATAYQRFLEGHPDDPQAPAATFRLGTVLYRLGRFEDAVAPLTRAAEQIGQHPEFRDSLLLLGDGCLQRGEWKTAETWLAKYLATPDAPAADEALLKLGLARARQGSSEAALGTFDELLAKHTESGYRVQALFERGQALLALGRADEAATAFERVLADDAAGDFKPYALSHLGAIALQRKDFTAAAERFAGAAGRAPNDDAAAAALLQQGQALLAAEQYADAEAALAAVVQRFPANDRVGVARAQLALALARQDKPAAALRLIEQVEQSGGASDESLKSGLQYEKAWCQRKLGQTDAAAMTYRALLKDGGGSQRVYAALELAELLAGQGQCEEALKLLQPVRATASDFGALNADAQARALYRIGTCAFEAGRNEEVLAALEEMLKGAPQHALAGSAEFFCGEVCFKLNRLPAAVEHLTRVVEGHQKDDVYGPSLLRLGECLAGLQRWQRSEEVFTQHLREFPADSQWYQAQFGVAWARENLGRHDEALAAYRPIVERHKGPTAARAQFQIGECLYAQKKFQEAVTEFLKVDILYGYAEWSAAALYEAGRCLEELGQVATARQQFTAVREKYGATRWAELAAQRLAASTPTGLPGRGR from the coding sequence ATGTTCCCTGGGATGCTGCGCGCGTCGCTAGGGTTGCTGACGCTGTTGACGCTGGTGCCGGCGGTTGGACGCGCCGACGGGCCGGGCGCGGGCGATGCGAGCGAGTTACGCGACTACTACAGCGCGAATGGGTTGCTGAATCGTGGCCTGACTGAGCTTGCCGCCGTGGAGTATCGCAAGTTTTTGGACGAGCATGGCGACCATGCGAAGGCGCCGGTGGCGCGGTACGGGCTGGCGGTGTGCTTGTGCCGGATGGAGCAGCCGGTGGCGGCGGCGCGGGAGCTGGTGCCGCTGGTGGCGCTGCGTGATTTCGAATTCGCGGGCGAGGCGGCCGTGCTGCTCGGCCAGTGCCGGCTGGCCGGCGGCGAATTCGACGCGGCGGCGCGGGTACTCGATGAAATGCTGACGGCGCGGCCGAGTCATGCGCTGGCGGCCGACGCGCTGGCGCTGCTGGTGGAGGCGTTGTATCGCGCCGACAAGTTCCAGGCGGTGGAGCAGAAAGCGGCCGTGTTCATCGAGCGTTGGCCGACGCATGCGGCGCACGAGCGCGTCATGCTGTTTCGGGCGCTGGCGCTGATGGGGCGGAGCGAGTGGGCGTCGGCGGCTGAGCGGCTTACGGAATTGCTGCGCGCCGCGCCGGCGGGACCGCTGGCCGAGCAGGCGGAACTGCGGCTGGCACAATGCCATGAACGGCGTGGCGCAGACGACGAGGCGGGGCGGGCCTATCAAGTCGTGCTGCAGCGCGAGAAGGGGCAGTATGCGCCGGATGCGCACCTTGCGCTGGCCGGGATCGCGCTGCGCAAGAACAGCCCGCGGGACGCCGTGCCGCTGCTGGAGCGCCTGCTCAAGGACGTGCCGGAGAGTCCGCTGCGCTGTGCGGCCGTCATCCTGCGAGCGCGGGCCGCACTGGCGTTGGAGCAGCCACAAGACGCACTGGCGGTGCTGAAGGACGTTGGGGCGCGCTGCGCAGAGTCCGCTGACCAGGTGGCGTACTGGCTGGCCAAGGCGGAGCTGCGCTCGGGTGCGGCGGCTGCTGCGGCGCAGCGGTTGGCGGAGGCGCTGGAGAAGCATCCGCAGAGCCCACTCGTCGCGGAGATGCGGTACGACCGGGCCGCGGCACTGGCGCAGCTGGGCGACGATGCGGCGGCCGCCCGCGCGATCGAGGAGTTCCTCGCACAACACGCGCAACATGGGTTGACGCCCGAAGCACTGTACTTGCTCGCGACGCTGGAGTGCCGGCAAGAGCGCTACGCGCCGAGTGCCGCGTTGGCGCGGTCGCTGCTGGAGCGTTTTCCGAAGCATCCGCGAACTGCCGCTGCGGAGTTTCTCGTAGCGGAAAGCCTGCTGCTTGGCAAACACGATGCGGAGGCCGCGACGGCGTACCAGCGATTTCTGGAAGGGCATCCAGATGATCCGCAGGCGCCAGCGGCGACGTTCCGGCTGGGCACCGTGCTGTATCGGCTGGGGCGCTTCGAGGACGCCGTGGCACCGCTGACGCGCGCGGCAGAGCAAATCGGACAGCATCCGGAGTTTCGCGACAGCCTGCTGCTGCTCGGCGACGGTTGTCTGCAACGCGGCGAGTGGAAGACCGCGGAGACGTGGCTCGCGAAATACCTGGCGACGCCGGACGCACCGGCGGCAGATGAGGCGCTGCTCAAGCTGGGCCTGGCGCGTGCGCGGCAGGGGTCGTCGGAGGCGGCGCTGGGGACGTTCGACGAACTGCTGGCGAAGCACACGGAGAGCGGGTACCGGGTGCAGGCCCTGTTCGAGCGCGGGCAGGCGTTGCTGGCGCTGGGACGCGCGGACGAGGCAGCGACGGCATTCGAGCGCGTGCTGGCCGACGACGCGGCCGGCGATTTCAAGCCCTATGCGCTGTCGCACTTGGGCGCGATCGCGTTGCAGCGGAAGGACTTCACGGCGGCGGCGGAACGTTTCGCGGGTGCGGCTGGCAGAGCACCGAACGATGACGCCGCCGCCGCCGCACTGCTGCAGCAGGGGCAGGCGCTGTTGGCGGCCGAGCAGTACGCGGACGCGGAGGCGGCGCTGGCGGCGGTTGTACAGCGCTTCCCCGCGAACGACCGGGTGGGCGTGGCCCGCGCGCAGCTCGCCCTGGCGCTGGCGCGCCAGGACAAGCCGGCCGCGGCGTTGAGGCTGATCGAGCAGGTGGAGCAGAGCGGTGGGGCATCGGACGAGTCATTAAAAAGTGGTCTGCAATATGAGAAAGCCTGGTGCCAGCGCAAGCTGGGGCAGACGGATGCGGCGGCGATGACGTACCGGGCGCTGCTGAAGGACGGTGGTGGGTCACAGCGGGTCTATGCGGCGTTGGAATTGGCCGAATTGCTCGCGGGGCAGGGGCAATGTGAGGAGGCGTTGAAGCTGCTGCAGCCGGTGCGGGCGACGGCGAGTGATTTCGGTGCGCTAAATGCGGATGCGCAGGCGCGGGCCCTGTACCGGATCGGCACGTGTGCGTTTGAAGCCGGCCGCAATGAGGAGGTGCTCGCGGCATTGGAGGAGATGCTGAAGGGCGCACCGCAGCATGCCTTGGCCGGCTCGGCGGAGTTCTTCTGCGGAGAGGTCTGCTTCAAGCTCAATCGGCTTCCAGCGGCAGTCGAGCACCTGACGCGCGTCGTAGAGGGGCACCAGAAGGACGACGTGTACGGGCCGAGCCTGCTGCGCCTGGGGGAATGCCTGGCAGGCCTGCAGCGTTGGCAGCGCAGCGAAGAAGTCTTCACTCAACACTTGCGCGAGTTCCCCGCGGATTCGCAGTGGTACCAGGCGCAGTTTGGCGTGGCATGGGCGCGGGAGAACCTCGGCCGGCATGACGAGGCGCTCGCGGCGTACCGCCCGATCGTCGAGCGGCACAAGGGGCCGACCGCGGCCCGTGCGCAATTTCAGATCGGCGAATGTCTGTACGCGCAGAAGAAGTTCCAGGAGGCCGTCACGGAATTCCTGAAGGTGGACATTCTCTATGGCTATGCCGAGTGGAGCGCGGCCGCGTTGTACGAGGCCGGGCGCTGCCTGGAGGAATTGGGGCAAGTCGCGACAGCCCGCCAGCAGTTCACGGCCGTCCGTGAGAAATACGGTGCGACGCGCTGGGCCGAACTGGCGGCGCAGCGCCTGGCCGCGAGTACGCCGACGGGTTTACCGGGCCGCGGCCGTTGA
- a CDS encoding MotA/TolQ/ExbB proton channel family protein, producing the protein MLSLLSFALLAQAPAAGTGGATIESMWDFVVKGGVLMIPIGLCSLLALAIIVERAMSLRRRNIIPPGFRAGVAAAFGPHRNVAGALEYCRCANAPVGDIVAAALARLHEPMELLERHIEQAGERAVAKLRKYLRALTVIASIAPLLGLLGTIFGMITAFQTVAAAAEALGRTELLAQGIYEALITTAAGLIVAIPVIVAYHALAAKIDRLIGEIDALTIEFIEGTVLTGGSAVESRPSLRVEPAADVQETEALPAGAL; encoded by the coding sequence ATGTTGAGCCTGCTGAGTTTTGCATTGTTGGCCCAGGCGCCAGCCGCCGGCACGGGTGGGGCCACGATCGAGTCGATGTGGGACTTCGTCGTCAAGGGCGGCGTGCTGATGATCCCGATCGGCCTGTGCTCGCTGCTGGCGCTGGCGATCATCGTCGAGCGGGCCATGAGCCTGCGCCGCCGCAACATCATTCCGCCAGGCTTTCGGGCGGGGGTGGCGGCAGCATTCGGGCCGCATCGGAACGTGGCTGGTGCGCTGGAGTATTGCCGGTGTGCGAACGCGCCGGTGGGCGACATTGTCGCGGCGGCGCTCGCGCGCCTGCATGAGCCGATGGAGCTGCTCGAACGGCACATCGAGCAGGCGGGTGAGCGCGCGGTGGCGAAGCTGCGGAAGTACCTGCGGGCACTGACCGTGATTGCGTCGATCGCGCCGCTGCTGGGACTGCTCGGGACGATCTTCGGCATGATTACGGCGTTTCAGACGGTGGCGGCAGCGGCCGAGGCGCTGGGGCGCACCGAGCTGCTGGCGCAGGGGATTTACGAAGCGCTGATCACGACGGCGGCGGGGTTGATTGTCGCCATCCCGGTGATTGTTGCGTACCACGCGCTGGCGGCGAAGATCGATCGGCTGATCGGCGAGATCGATGCGCTGACCATCGAGTTCATCGAGGGCACAGTGCTGACTGGCGGCAGCGCGGTCGAGTCGCGGCCGAGTCTGCGGGTCGAGCCGGCGGCCGATGTGCAGGAGACTGAAGCGCTCCCGGCTGGCGCCTTGTGA